From Xenopus laevis strain J_2021 chromosome 7L, Xenopus_laevis_v10.1, whole genome shotgun sequence, one genomic window encodes:
- the LOC108696059 gene encoding PILR alpha-associated neural protein isoform X2, translating into MKWPGSAPSSPLFYCLLLIGTCSVFPFHTLPHPSISSMPAAMRHPHPSFQAAQYQAHYPFHPTSDHLHLPVHTAAQNSPHLLHSTPHSSFPKVQAQELSPKKTPLPKRKPRHLNQHLGATRGKRQSPAPSVLFPVAIEGAAPSSQYPWAIVWGPTVSDEEGAALSSASSTPRSGYHQDGSSHENKEPIGLDLRGAPTTLRPPIYPPIDEETDPQLYVTIVISLLIVLAATGIIIKFCCERRQKRRRHRSDRCPLPEEGSLQPLTDLSPDTDISGLHALKLGDSKSGPDIRIGPCRTSKIPVVTM; encoded by the exons ATGAAGTG GCCTGGTAGTGCTCCATCCTCTCCCCTCTTCTATTGTTTACTTTTGATTGGCACTTGCTCTGTCTTTCCCTTTCATACATTACCCCACCCGTCTATCTCCTCCATGCCTGCTGCAATGCGACATCCACACCCTTCCTTTCAGGCTGCTCAGTACCAAGCTCACTATCCTTTTCATCCTACCTCAGATCATTTACACTTGCCTGTCCATACAGCAGCCCAAAATTCACCCCATCTCCTCCATTCTACCCCCCACTCCTCCTTCCCAAAAGTCCAAGCACAAGAGCTCTCACCCAAGAAAACACCTTTACCCAAAAGGAAGCCTCGCCATCTTaatcaacacttaggggccacACGGGGAAAGCGCCAGTCCCCTGCTCCCAGCGTTCTTTTCCCTGTTGCCATTGAAGGGGCAGCTCCATCTTCCCAATACCCATGGGCCATTGTGTGGGGTCCCACAGTATCAGATGAAGAAGGGGCTGCATTGAGCTCTGCTTCTTCCACACCACGCTCTGGTTACCATCAAGACGGGAGCTCCCACGAAAACAAGGAGCCTATAGGTTTGGACCTGAGAGGAGCACCGACAACATTACGACCCCCAATCTACCCACCTATAGATGAAG AAACTGACCCCCAGTTGTACGTCACCATTGTCATCTCATTGCTGATCGTCTTAGCGGCAACTGGAATTATCATCAAATTCTG CTGTGAGCGCAGACAAAAGAGAAGACGACATAGGAGTGACCGCTGTCCTTTACCAGAGGAGGGGAGCCTGCAGCCTCTAACGGACCTGTCCCCCGACACCGACATCTCTGGGCTCCATGCTCTCAAACTTGGGGATTCCAAAAGTGGGCCTGATATACGAATTGGCCCCTGCAGGACAAGCAA GATACCTGTTGTGACCATGTGA
- the LOC108696059 gene encoding PILR alpha-associated neural protein isoform X1, protein MTHQLSNNPLLRPGSAPSSPLFYCLLLIGTCSVFPFHTLPHPSISSMPAAMRHPHPSFQAAQYQAHYPFHPTSDHLHLPVHTAAQNSPHLLHSTPHSSFPKVQAQELSPKKTPLPKRKPRHLNQHLGATRGKRQSPAPSVLFPVAIEGAAPSSQYPWAIVWGPTVSDEEGAALSSASSTPRSGYHQDGSSHENKEPIGLDLRGAPTTLRPPIYPPIDEETDPQLYVTIVISLLIVLAATGIIIKFCCERRQKRRRHRSDRCPLPEEGSLQPLTDLSPDTDISGLHALKLGDSKSGPDIRIGPCRTSKIPVVTM, encoded by the exons ATGACACACCAATTATCCAACAATCCACTTTTAAG GCCTGGTAGTGCTCCATCCTCTCCCCTCTTCTATTGTTTACTTTTGATTGGCACTTGCTCTGTCTTTCCCTTTCATACATTACCCCACCCGTCTATCTCCTCCATGCCTGCTGCAATGCGACATCCACACCCTTCCTTTCAGGCTGCTCAGTACCAAGCTCACTATCCTTTTCATCCTACCTCAGATCATTTACACTTGCCTGTCCATACAGCAGCCCAAAATTCACCCCATCTCCTCCATTCTACCCCCCACTCCTCCTTCCCAAAAGTCCAAGCACAAGAGCTCTCACCCAAGAAAACACCTTTACCCAAAAGGAAGCCTCGCCATCTTaatcaacacttaggggccacACGGGGAAAGCGCCAGTCCCCTGCTCCCAGCGTTCTTTTCCCTGTTGCCATTGAAGGGGCAGCTCCATCTTCCCAATACCCATGGGCCATTGTGTGGGGTCCCACAGTATCAGATGAAGAAGGGGCTGCATTGAGCTCTGCTTCTTCCACACCACGCTCTGGTTACCATCAAGACGGGAGCTCCCACGAAAACAAGGAGCCTATAGGTTTGGACCTGAGAGGAGCACCGACAACATTACGACCCCCAATCTACCCACCTATAGATGAAG AAACTGACCCCCAGTTGTACGTCACCATTGTCATCTCATTGCTGATCGTCTTAGCGGCAACTGGAATTATCATCAAATTCTG CTGTGAGCGCAGACAAAAGAGAAGACGACATAGGAGTGACCGCTGTCCTTTACCAGAGGAGGGGAGCCTGCAGCCTCTAACGGACCTGTCCCCCGACACCGACATCTCTGGGCTCCATGCTCTCAAACTTGGGGATTCCAAAAGTGGGCCTGATATACGAATTGGCCCCTGCAGGACAAGCAA GATACCTGTTGTGACCATGTGA